Proteins from a genomic interval of Clostridia bacterium:
- a CDS encoding LysE family transporter, with amino-acid sequence MPNPIAFLSYVLVVTFTPGPNNIMSFVMGSEFSFRRTWPFRLGVAVGFAVVMVASSYLNLFLFSAVPKMKPIAQIVGGAYMLYLAARVLASNVEATNEEAHLISFPTGVALQFINPKAILYGLTVTANFITPYYHSTASLLLFSVLLGSVSLASTSCWAMFGMGLQRLFAQHRRSLNTAMALLLIYTAISVSGVLPRIHALLNAVMSKAV; translated from the coding sequence ATGCCGAATCCGATTGCATTCCTGTCATATGTGCTAGTCGTCACGTTCACTCCTGGGCCCAACAACATCATGTCTTTCGTCATGGGCAGTGAATTCAGCTTTCGCCGCACATGGCCATTCCGTCTGGGCGTAGCCGTAGGTTTCGCTGTGGTCATGGTGGCTTCCAGCTACCTCAACCTGTTCCTGTTCAGTGCTGTGCCCAAGATGAAGCCTATCGCCCAGATCGTCGGCGGGGCGTACATGCTCTATCTGGCCGCGCGCGTACTGGCGAGTAATGTGGAAGCGACGAATGAAGAAGCCCACCTAATCTCCTTCCCCACAGGCGTGGCGCTGCAGTTCATCAACCCTAAGGCCATCCTCTACGGACTCACGGTCACGGCCAACTTCATCACGCCATACTACCACTCTACGGCAAGTCTGTTGCTTTTCTCGGTCCTGCTCGGGTCCGTCTCTCTTGCGTCAACGTCCTGTTGGGCGATGTTCGGCATGGGGCTCCAGAGGCTGTTCGCCCAGCACAGGAGGTCGTTGAACACCGCCATGGCGCTGCTTCTGATCTATACGGCCATTTCCGTATCTGGAGTACTCCCCCGCA